A region of Streptomyces sp. NBC_01750 DNA encodes the following proteins:
- a CDS encoding TlyA family RNA methyltransferase yields MAGVARRRLDAELVRRNLARSREHASQLIAAGRVTVGGNTATKPATQVETSAAVVVTTDDRDPDYVSRGGHKLAGALAAFVPLGLKVEGRRALDAGASTGGFTDVLLRAGAAHVVAVDVGYGQLAWSLQSDERVTVKDRTNVRELTLETIDGEAVDLVVGDLSFIPLGLVLPALVRCTASGADLVLMVKPQFEVGKERLGSGGVVRSPELRADAVRNVARKAGELGLGVLGITASPLPGPSGNVEYFLWLRAGAPELDPADVDRAVAEGPR; encoded by the coding sequence GTGGCAGGAGTGGCCCGCCGCCGTCTCGACGCCGAGTTGGTACGCCGCAACCTCGCACGCTCGCGCGAGCACGCGAGCCAGCTGATCGCCGCGGGGCGGGTGACGGTCGGCGGCAACACCGCGACCAAACCTGCGACCCAGGTCGAGACCAGCGCCGCTGTCGTCGTCACCACCGACGACAGAGACCCCGACTACGTCTCGCGCGGCGGACACAAGCTCGCCGGCGCGCTGGCGGCCTTCGTGCCGCTCGGGCTGAAGGTCGAGGGCCGGCGGGCACTGGACGCGGGCGCGTCCACCGGCGGCTTCACGGATGTACTGCTGCGGGCGGGCGCCGCCCATGTCGTCGCCGTCGACGTGGGATACGGACAACTCGCCTGGTCTCTTCAGAGTGATGAACGCGTGACGGTCAAGGACCGTACGAATGTGCGCGAGCTGACGCTGGAGACGATCGACGGTGAGGCGGTGGACCTGGTGGTGGGGGACCTTTCCTTCATTCCGCTCGGGCTCGTCCTGCCCGCGCTCGTCCGGTGTACGGCGTCCGGCGCGGATCTGGTGCTGATGGTCAAGCCGCAGTTCGAGGTGGGCAAGGAACGCCTCGGCAGTGGCGGGGTCGTCCGCAGCCCGGAACTGCGTGCGGACGCGGTACGCAACGTGGCGCGCAAGGCTGGGGAGCTGGGCCTCGGCGTGCTGGGCATTACCGCCAGTCCGCTGCCGGGCCCCTCCGGGAACGTCGAGTATTTTCTGTGGCTCCGGGCCGGAGCGCCCGAGCTCGACCCGGCGGATGTCGACCGTGCAGTGGCGGAGGGACCTCGTTGA
- a CDS encoding SCP2 sterol-binding domain-containing protein has protein sequence MATTEECRSALDKLSDNLARADGDVRSAAALDRSLSCHIKDLDITFTGRLRDGRIDVVDTLQGPPADKAQIRLAMSGDDLVAMVNGELNFAKAWASGRVRLEAGFRDLLRLRTLL, from the coding sequence ATGGCGACGACGGAAGAGTGCCGCAGCGCACTCGACAAACTCTCGGACAACCTGGCACGGGCGGACGGTGATGTACGCAGCGCTGCCGCGCTCGACCGTTCCCTCAGCTGCCACATCAAGGACCTGGACATCACCTTCACCGGCCGCCTCAGGGACGGCCGGATCGACGTGGTCGACACGCTCCAGGGGCCGCCGGCCGACAAGGCTCAGATCCGTCTCGCGATGAGCGGCGACGATCTGGTGGCCATGGTGAACGGCGAGCTGAATTTCGCGAAGGCGTGGGCCTCCGGCCGCGTCAGGCTCGAGGCGGGCTTCCGCGATCTGCTCCGCCTCAGGACACTGCTGTAG
- a CDS encoding ABC transporter ATP-binding protein codes for MQRLTAESVTLGYDQRVIAENLSVEIPDNSFTVIVGPNACGKSTLLRALSRMLKPSEGRVLLDGQTIHSLPAKKVARTLGLLPQSPIAPDGITVADLVARGRYPHQGLLRQWSPEDERIVEESMAATGVGELAERYVDELSGGQRQRVWIAMALAQQTPLLLLDEPTTFLDIQHQLEVLDLCAELHENQGRTLVAVLHDLNQAARYATHLIALREGRIVAEGAPADVVSAELVEQVFGVRSQVIEDPESGTPLVVPASRRRGAPVVS; via the coding sequence ATACAGCGCCTCACCGCGGAATCGGTCACCCTCGGCTACGACCAGCGGGTCATTGCCGAGAACCTCTCGGTGGAGATCCCCGACAACTCCTTCACGGTGATCGTCGGCCCGAACGCCTGCGGAAAGTCGACACTGCTGCGTGCCCTGTCCCGGATGCTGAAGCCGTCCGAGGGCCGGGTCCTGCTCGACGGACAGACCATCCACTCGCTGCCGGCCAAGAAGGTCGCCAGGACGCTGGGCCTGCTGCCGCAGTCGCCGATCGCACCGGACGGGATCACGGTCGCCGACCTTGTCGCGCGCGGCCGCTACCCGCACCAGGGACTGCTGCGCCAGTGGTCGCCGGAGGACGAGCGGATTGTCGAGGAGTCGATGGCAGCGACCGGAGTCGGCGAACTGGCAGAGCGCTATGTCGATGAATTGTCCGGTGGACAGCGGCAGCGCGTATGGATCGCGATGGCGCTGGCCCAGCAGACACCGCTGCTGCTGCTCGACGAGCCCACGACGTTCCTCGACATCCAGCACCAGCTCGAGGTGCTCGACCTGTGCGCGGAACTGCACGAGAACCAGGGGCGCACGCTCGTCGCCGTACTGCACGACCTCAACCAGGCCGCCCGTTATGCCACACACCTCATCGCGTTGCGCGAAGGCAGGATCGTCGCGGAGGGTGCGCCCGCGGACGTGGTCAGCGCCGAGCTGGTGGAGCAGGTCTTCGGGGTGAGGAGCCAGGTCATCGAGGACCCGGAGTCCGGGACGCCGCTGGTGGTGCCGGCGTCCCGGAGGCGTGGCGCCCCGGTGGTGTCCTGA
- a CDS encoding FecCD family ABC transporter permease codes for MPVKAIRTPGGLSVRVDPRAAVVVLLLSAATAATGVVLIGSGDFPISSGDVIATLLGNGTPAQEFIVRDLRLPRVLVAVLVGVSLALSGAIFQSISRNPLGSPDVIGFGQGATVGALGVIVLFHGGAVAVAGGAVVGGVATGVGVYVLAWKRGVHGYRLVLVGIGIAAMLTAAIHYLLTKASLVDATRATLWMTGSLDGRDWAQVWPLLGVCAVLVPLVSGFGRPLRMLEMGDDAAYALGAPVERTRLVLMSAGVLLISVATAAAGPIAFVALSAPQLARRLTRSPGPNLAAAAVMGAALLLVADWIATNAFGERQLPVGVVTGVLGGCYLLWLLFTERRAGRI; via the coding sequence ATCCCAGTGAAAGCGATACGCACCCCCGGCGGACTCTCCGTCCGGGTCGATCCCCGAGCGGCCGTCGTCGTGCTGCTGCTCTCCGCCGCCACCGCTGCCACCGGAGTCGTACTCATCGGCAGCGGCGACTTCCCGATCTCATCCGGCGATGTGATCGCCACGCTGCTCGGGAACGGTACGCCGGCGCAGGAGTTCATCGTTCGGGACCTGCGGCTGCCGCGGGTGCTGGTCGCAGTCCTCGTCGGCGTCTCGCTCGCCCTCAGCGGCGCGATCTTCCAGTCCATCTCCCGCAACCCGCTGGGCAGTCCGGACGTCATCGGCTTCGGGCAGGGCGCGACCGTCGGCGCGCTCGGCGTCATCGTGCTCTTCCACGGCGGGGCCGTCGCGGTGGCGGGCGGCGCCGTCGTCGGCGGAGTGGCGACCGGCGTCGGCGTCTATGTACTGGCCTGGAAGCGCGGGGTGCACGGCTACCGGCTGGTCCTCGTCGGCATCGGTATCGCCGCCATGCTCACCGCCGCGATCCATTATCTGCTCACCAAGGCCAGCCTGGTCGACGCCACCCGGGCCACGCTGTGGATGACCGGGTCGCTCGACGGCCGCGACTGGGCGCAGGTCTGGCCACTGCTGGGCGTGTGCGCCGTCCTCGTGCCACTGGTGTCCGGGTTCGGGCGGCCGTTGCGGATGCTGGAGATGGGCGACGATGCGGCGTACGCGCTGGGCGCGCCGGTCGAACGCACCCGTCTGGTGCTGATGAGCGCCGGCGTCCTGCTCATCTCGGTAGCGACCGCGGCGGCGGGACCGATCGCCTTCGTCGCGCTGAGCGCACCGCAGCTCGCCCGTCGGCTGACCCGCTCGCCGGGACCGAACCTGGCCGCCGCGGCGGTGATGGGGGCCGCGCTGCTGCTGGTCGCCGACTGGATCGCCACCAACGCCTTCGGCGAACGGCAGTTGCCGGTCGGTGTGGTGACCGGAGTGCTCGGCGGCTGCTATCTGCTCTGGCTGCTGTTCACCGAACGCAGAGCAGGACGCATATGA